The Apium graveolens cultivar Ventura unplaced genomic scaffold, ASM990537v1 ctg2207, whole genome shotgun sequence genomic sequence GTCGAAGGATTCTGTCTTCCCTGGCTCTATTGTAGTTCCTGGAAAACTATTCACAGCTCTTGCTCCAAGGCACAACCTCGAAATTTTCGTCCAGCCTGAATTCTGCGTGAAAGAAAGATTAACAAAGTTATTGATGCCTTCTTTTAGCTTCAGTGTAGTAGTACCTTGAAGCACAGATGTCTTTCCTTCCATTTTGCCAACAATCCTATTGTCGAAGTCTTCTGGATTTCCGTTGAATGATTCATGACCAGCACAATCACCCTTAAGAACCAGTATCTCAACCTCTGTTGAATGCTTCAGGTCCATTTTTTACAACCTCCAGTAAGGTTGTCAACTAAAACTAACTGGATAGAGTTACCTCCTTCTCCTTTAATTTTACAGCTGGTGAGGAATGGGGAACTGACCTTTTGCAAGAACATGAGAGCAGGCGACGTGGATCATAAGCATTCATTTGTCTACAAATGCTGGATGA encodes the following:
- the LOC141700355 gene encoding calmodulin-binding protein 60 D-like: MDLKHSTEVEILVLKGDCAGHESFNGNPEDFDNRIVGKMEGKTSVLQGTTTLKLKEGINNFVNLSFTQNSGWTKISRLCLGARAVNSFPGTTIEPGKTESFDLKDHRVTCWTRISKLFLEARTVDSFPRTTIEPAETESFDLKDHRTADTKVGPKKWEEIIDHANTSIINDEVHVYISGKT